The following proteins come from a genomic window of Patescibacteria group bacterium:
- a CDS encoding PLP-dependent cysteine synthase family protein, with protein MKVAKNITELIGQTPMVKINKLVGKKDAEILAKLEWFNIGGSIKDRMVFFMLKNAEKKAKIKGKTILEATSGNTGIALAMLGAINGYKVKILMSELGNKERRKIIQAFGAELILTPAKEGEMGAIKLRDKILKREPQKFVCFDQFNNKENPMAHYQTIAKEILIQTKGNLDMVVLSLGTAGTGMGVAMRMKKEKPGVKIVGVVPKEGVSIAGFLPLAEIEKFKIFKRKFFDEIFEIKREEMEKVKKIARELARKEGLLVGQSSAATGYVALKKAKELKKGKRICAIFPDSGLKYLSGNLYS; from the coding sequence ATGAAAGTAGCAAAAAACATCACGGAGTTGATCGGTCAAACGCCAATGGTCAAAATTAACAAATTGGTCGGCAAAAAAGATGCTGAAATTTTAGCCAAGCTCGAATGGTTCAATATCGGTGGTTCGATAAAAGATAGGATGGTTTTTTTTATGTTAAAAAACGCAGAGAAAAAAGCAAAAATAAAAGGAAAAACAATTTTGGAAGCTACTTCCGGCAATACAGGAATAGCTTTGGCAATGTTGGGCGCTATTAACGGTTACAAAGTAAAAATTTTAATGTCAGAATTAGGAAACAAAGAGAGAAGAAAGATTATTCAAGCTTTTGGCGCCGAATTGATTTTGACTCCAGCCAAAGAAGGTGAAATGGGGGCAATAAAGTTAAGAGATAAGATTTTAAAAAGAGAGCCTCAAAAATTTGTTTGTTTTGATCAATTCAACAATAAAGAGAACCCAATGGCTCACTATCAAACCATCGCCAAAGAAATTTTAATTCAAACGAAGGGAAATTTAGATATGGTCGTTTTAAGTCTGGGGACAGCTGGAACTGGAATGGGAGTGGCAATGAGAATGAAAAAAGAAAAACCAGGTGTGAAAATTGTGGGGGTGGTTCCAAAAGAGGGAGTTTCAATAGCTGGTTTCCTCCCCTTAGCTGAAATAGAAAAATTCAAAATTTTCAAAAGAAAATTTTTTGACGAGATCTTTGAAATAAAGAGAGAAGAAATGGAAAAAGTGAAAAAAATAGCCAGAGAATTAGCAAGAAAAGAAGGATTGTTAGTTGGTCAAAGCTCAGCAGCTACAGGGTATGTTGCCTTAAAGAAAGCAAAAGAACTCAAAAAAGGAAAGAGAATCTGTGCCATTTTCCCTGATAGCGGTCTGAAGTATTTGAGTGGAAATTTATATAGCTAA
- the hisB gene encoding imidazoleglycerol-phosphate dehydratase HisB: MGRKTSFQRKTKETDIEIELDINGKGKVDISTPIPFLNHLLDNFAKHGLFDLKIGAKGDIDIDQHHTVEDIGICLGEAFKKALGDKKGINRAGYFVFPLDEALSVISLDISGRAFLNFDCKFKNPKIGDLESGLIKEFFWGFVRHLEATLHIKALYGEDDHHKAESVFKAFGKAMKVACSQDKRILEELPSTKGLI; this comes from the coding sequence ATGGGAAGGAAAACTTCTTTTCAGAGGAAAACTAAAGAAACAGATATTGAAATAGAGCTTGATATTAATGGAAAGGGGAAAGTAGATATTTCAACCCCTATTCCCTTTTTGAATCATCTTTTAGATAATTTTGCCAAGCATGGCTTGTTTGATTTAAAAATCGGAGCTAAAGGAGATATTGATATTGACCAGCATCATACTGTTGAAGATATAGGTATTTGTTTGGGAGAGGCATTTAAAAAAGCTCTTGGAGATAAAAAAGGAATTAACCGAGCAGGTTATTTTGTTTTTCCATTAGACGAAGCCCTTTCAGTAATATCTTTAGATATTTCTGGCAGGGCTTTTTTAAATTTTGATTGTAAATTTAAGAATCCAAAAATTGGAGATTTGGAATCTGGTTTAATCAAAGAGTTCTTTTGGGGTTTTGTTCGGCATCTAGAAGCTACTTTGCACATCAAGGCCTTATATGGAGAAGATGACCATCACAAAGCAGAGTCAGTTTTCAAGGCCTTTGGCAAAGCAATGAAAGTAGCTTGTTCTCAAGACAAGAGAATTTTAGAAGAGCTTCCTAGCACCAAGGGCTTAATTTAA
- a CDS encoding HAMP domain-containing histidine kinase: protein MEIGKPGYLNENCWLVKTLNHTPYKRCQHCELKFRNCLFLHYQIISSILIIFFLTLSFLIEGKISKLVIISVFTLVIVYGYFFNKSTDKIIKANFTQRKANEALEELTENLQQKVDEQTQEIRKAYEVEKKAHQELKRLDEAKNQFIMATQHHLRTPLTSMIGYLDLIFGGTYGKVSPKIKDALLKFQVSTRRLIKIVNEFLDITQFQLGKEVVSLKPNIDIRPIFKEIIEELQFEAKARGIYLKLQKPGKIPRIKADPEKLRIALFNIVDNGIKYTPKGGVIVRCQPSDNKLQITVKDTGMGIPKEELKTLFTKTFERSKEAKKVYGTGRGIGLFITGHIIKAHNGKIWAESEGKDKGSTFYIELPVK from the coding sequence ATGGAAATAGGAAAACCCGGATATCTTAACGAAAATTGCTGGTTAGTCAAAACCCTTAATCATACTCCTTATAAACGTTGTCAGCATTGCGAATTGAAATTCCGCAATTGCTTGTTTTTGCATTATCAAATAATCAGCTCGATTTTAATAATTTTTTTTCTTACCCTTTCTTTTTTAATTGAAGGGAAGATTTCAAAATTAGTAATTATCTCTGTTTTTACCTTAGTCATTGTTTATGGTTACTTTTTTAACAAGAGCACGGACAAAATTATCAAAGCTAATTTTACCCAAAGAAAAGCTAACGAGGCCTTAGAAGAATTGACTGAAAATCTCCAGCAAAAAGTAGATGAGCAAACTCAAGAAATCAGAAAAGCTTACGAGGTAGAAAAAAAGGCTCATCAAGAACTTAAAAGATTAGATGAAGCGAAAAATCAGTTTATTATGGCTACTCAGCATCATTTAAGGACTCCCCTAACCTCAATGATAGGGTATCTTGACTTGATTTTCGGAGGTACTTATGGAAAAGTTTCTCCAAAAATCAAAGATGCTCTTTTAAAATTCCAGGTCTCAACTCGCAGATTAATTAAAATAGTTAATGAATTTTTAGATATCACTCAATTTCAATTAGGCAAAGAAGTAGTTTCTCTTAAACCTAATATAGATATAAGGCCTATCTTTAAAGAAATAATAGAAGAGCTTCAGTTTGAAGCTAAAGCCAGAGGTATTTATCTCAAGCTTCAAAAACCAGGGAAGATACCAAGAATTAAAGCCGACCCTGAAAAACTGAGGATAGCTTTATTTAACATTGTTGATAATGGAATAAAATATACTCCTAAGGGAGGAGTAATTGTAAGATGTCAACCGTCAGATAACAAATTACAAATAACAGTTAAAGATACAGGAATGGGTATTCCAAAAGAAGAATTAAAAACTCTCTTCACTAAAACTTTTGAAAGAAGCAAGGAAGCAAAGAAAGTTTATGGAACGGGCAGAGGAATAGGCCTCTTTATTACTGGCCATATCATCAAAGCTCACAATGGTAAAATTTGGGCAGAGTCAGAGGGAAAGGACAAAGGAAGCACCTTTTATATTGAGCTGCCGGTGAAATAA
- a CDS encoding cysteine desulfurase — translation MHKTKNTHKISTFNITKIRNDFPVLNQKIYGKPLIYFDNAATTQKPKVVIDTINKLHSKHNSNVHRGVHYLSDQMTKMHESARKKVQDYLNARSAREIIFTSGATASINAVAFSFGEAYIKENDEIIVSEMEHHSNIVPWQVMCIRKGAKLRVIPFNDKGELLLDEYKKLINYRTKLVAVTHVSNSLGTINPVKEIVAIAHKNNIPVLIDGAQAIQHQNVDVQDIDCDFYAFSGHKVYGPTGIGVLYGKEHWLQEMPPYQSGGEMIDRVTFKHTIYDELPFKFEAGTPNYIGAIGLGAALDYLTGIGLDNIKNYEKKLLDYGTAKLTALNGLKLYGTAENKTCIFSFLLNNIHSYDVGMFLDKMSIAVRTGHHCTQPLWEHYKVEGSIRASLAFYNTLEEIDSLYEALKKIQKMFK, via the coding sequence ATGCACAAAACAAAAAATACTCATAAAATATCTACTTTTAATATAACAAAGATAAGGAATGATTTCCCTGTGCTTAACCAGAAAATTTATGGGAAGCCCCTTATTTATTTCGATAATGCAGCAACCACCCAGAAACCCAAAGTTGTTATAGATACCATAAACAAATTGCACTCCAAGCATAATAGCAATGTTCACAGGGGGGTTCATTATCTAAGCGACCAAATGACTAAAATGCATGAATCGGCCAGGAAAAAGGTTCAAGATTATTTGAATGCCCGATCTGCCCGTGAAATAATTTTTACCAGTGGGGCTACGGCTTCCATCAACGCGGTGGCCTTTTCTTTTGGAGAGGCGTACATAAAAGAGAACGATGAGATTATTGTGTCTGAAATGGAGCATCATAGCAATATTGTTCCTTGGCAGGTAATGTGTATCCGAAAAGGCGCTAAGCTAAGAGTAATTCCTTTCAATGATAAAGGTGAATTATTATTGGATGAATATAAAAAATTAATCAATTACAGAACAAAGCTGGTGGCTGTTACTCACGTTTCAAATTCCCTTGGTACCATTAATCCTGTCAAAGAAATTGTAGCCATTGCTCATAAAAATAACATTCCTGTCCTAATAGATGGAGCCCAGGCAATTCAACACCAGAATGTTGATGTTCAGGATATAGATTGCGACTTCTATGCTTTTTCAGGGCATAAAGTATATGGGCCTACAGGAATAGGGGTTTTATATGGAAAAGAGCACTGGTTGCAGGAAATGCCTCCATATCAGAGCGGAGGAGAGATGATTGATCGTGTGACGTTTAAGCACACCATTTACGATGAGTTACCTTTTAAATTTGAAGCCGGCACCCCTAATTACATTGGCGCCATTGGATTGGGTGCGGCATTGGATTATCTGACAGGCATAGGATTAGATAATATAAAAAATTATGAAAAAAAGTTGTTGGATTATGGAACGGCTAAGCTCACGGCCTTAAATGGACTGAAATTATACGGCACGGCGGAAAACAAAACTTGTATTTTTTCTTTTTTATTAAACAACATTCATTCGTATGATGTCGGAATGTTTTTAGATAAAATGAGTATTGCGGTGCGCACTGGCCACCATTGCACGCAGCCTCTTTGGGAACATTATAAAGTTGAAGGTAGTATTAGAGCATCCTTGGCTTTTTATAATACCCTAGAGGAAATAGATTCTCTATATGAAGCGCTGAAGAAAATTCAAAAAATGTTCAAGTAA
- a CDS encoding DUF4395 family protein — protein MKQCLIYDNSLKFSRAIAGILTLIAFLIHNHWLVLAASILVGLRIFSVKIDILYQFHALVLRKLLKERSEPIQKESGELNFVSGMTAVLLFIGFLFLYFGKFVDFVWIFILIMAFLIFLACFVGFCVATLMYVFLKKIFKR, from the coding sequence ATGAAACAATGCCTAATTTATGATAATTCTTTGAAATTTTCCAGGGCTATTGCTGGAATTTTAACCTTAATTGCTTTTTTGATTCATAATCATTGGTTGGTTTTGGCAGCGAGCATTTTGGTGGGGTTGAGGATTTTTTCTGTAAAAATTGATATTCTTTATCAATTTCACGCTTTGGTTTTAAGAAAGTTGCTAAAAGAAAGATCGGAACCAATTCAGAAAGAATCAGGAGAATTAAATTTTGTCTCTGGCATGACAGCAGTCCTTCTCTTTATTGGTTTTTTATTTCTCTATTTTGGAAAATTTGTTGATTTTGTCTGGATTTTTATTTTGATAATGGCTTTTTTGATATTTTTGGCTTGTTTTGTTGGTTTTTGTGTGGCTACTTTAATGTATGTTTTTCTTAAAAAGATTTTTAAGAGATAA
- the nusA gene encoding transcription termination/antitermination protein NusA has translation MDIKNFTSAISQIAEEKGIPLEKVIESIETAIAAAYKKDYGERGQLIRAKLNPETGGVKFWQIKLVVSEEMIYSEEELEKLKSASAKATAGKEKKKEEKIRFNPEKHIMLKEAKKKKKGVKAGEELEIPLKTREDYGRIAAQTAKQVILQKIREAERETIFEEYKSKEGEIVSGIVQRMEGRNVLIDIGKTLGVLPREEQVFGEFYKPGQRLKVYILKVEETPKGPAVFLSRAYPKLISKLFELEVPEISQGQVVIKSIAREPGSRSKIAVESKEEGVDPIGSAVGQRGSRVIAVINELGGEKIDIIEYSDDPEKFIANALSPAKVLEVKIMPKNKALCLVPEDQLSLAIGKDGQNVRLAAKLTGWKIDVRAAGEAGEEEKEEKEKKEEKNKKKVAKKKETKKPETTTTRSTKKSK, from the coding sequence ATGGATATAAAAAATTTTACATCAGCGATTTCTCAAATCGCCGAAGAAAAAGGAATCCCTTTAGAAAAGGTAATTGAGAGTATTGAAACGGCTATTGCTGCTGCCTATAAAAAAGATTATGGCGAAAGAGGTCAGTTAATTAGAGCTAAACTAAATCCAGAGACCGGGGGAGTTAAATTTTGGCAGATAAAATTAGTTGTCTCAGAAGAGATGATTTACTCTGAAGAAGAATTAGAGAAGTTAAAATCCGCCTCCGCCAAGGCTACGGCGGGCAAGGAAAAGAAAAAGGAAGAAAAGATTCGTTTTAACCCGGAAAAGCATATTATGCTAAAAGAGGCAAAGAAAAAAAAGAAAGGGGTTAAAGCTGGAGAAGAATTAGAGATACCTTTAAAAACCCGAGAGGATTATGGTCGGATAGCTGCCCAGACAGCAAAACAGGTGATTTTGCAGAAAATTAGAGAAGCAGAAAGGGAAACAATTTTTGAAGAATATAAATCAAAAGAAGGAGAAATAGTTTCAGGGATTGTCCAAAGAATGGAGGGGAGGAATGTTCTTATTGACATTGGCAAGACCTTAGGGGTTCTGCCAAGGGAAGAACAGGTCTTTGGAGAATTTTATAAACCTGGCCAAAGATTAAAAGTTTATATTTTAAAAGTTGAGGAAACTCCAAAGGGGCCCGCTGTGTTTTTATCCCGAGCTTATCCAAAATTAATCTCAAAACTTTTTGAGTTGGAAGTTCCGGAGATTTCTCAGGGCCAAGTAGTAATTAAATCAATTGCCCGGGAGCCAGGCTCCCGTTCAAAAATTGCAGTAGAATCAAAAGAAGAGGGAGTAGATCCAATAGGGAGTGCTGTTGGACAAAGAGGGTCAAGGGTTATAGCTGTGATTAATGAGTTAGGAGGAGAAAAAATTGATATTATTGAATATTCTGATGACCCAGAAAAATTTATTGCTAATGCTCTTTCTCCAGCTAAGGTTTTGGAAGTAAAAATTATGCCAAAAAACAAAGCCCTTTGTCTTGTTCCTGAGGACCAATTATCTTTAGCTATTGGCAAAGATGGTCAAAACGTGAGATTGGCTGCTAAACTTACTGGTTGGAAGATAGATGTTAGAGCTGCAGGGGAAGCTGGAGAGGAAGAGAAAGAAGAGAAAGAGAAGAAAGAGGAAAAAAATAAGAAGAAAGTAGCAAAAAAGAAAGAAACTAAAAAACCAGAAACTACAACCACAAGGTCGACTAAAAAATCAAAATAA
- the hisC gene encoding histidinol-phosphate transaminase, protein MAKFRENIKKMSPYKPPLEGRATGGYLLLDFNEMTIEPSPKVKKALKEFIESGRLQVYPEYGDLDSRIAQYAGVRPSQVMVTNGSDQGIDVIMRAFVKDGDKVIIPTPSFAMHYQSAGVQGAEILKPSYREDLSFPLKEVLDLIEEDIKLLFLINPNNPTGTAISKEDVLKILEKAREKDVAVLHDEAYFEFSNITVKDLIDEYDNLFISRTFSKTFGLVSTRPGYVLSQEKNIKELLKIKGPYDVNMFAKVAISAALEDVEYVRNYVREVMEKSKPKLEKFFQENNVKFWPSAANFLLVKPDNQERTLEILKSEGILVRPRKGPNIEGTIRVSIGAIKDTERFIKAYSKILRQ, encoded by the coding sequence ATGGCGAAATTTAGGGAAAATATTAAAAAGATGAGTCCTTATAAACCACCCCTAGAAGGGAGAGCCACAGGTGGTTATCTTTTGTTGGACTTTAATGAAATGACCATAGAGCCAAGCCCAAAGGTTAAAAAAGCATTAAAAGAATTTATAGAGTCAGGCCGGCTTCAAGTTTATCCTGAATACGGAGATTTAGATTCAAGAATTGCTCAATATGCTGGTGTAAGACCTTCTCAAGTAATGGTTACTAATGGTTCTGATCAGGGTATTGATGTAATTATGAGAGCTTTTGTTAAAGACGGTGATAAAGTGATAATACCGACTCCGAGCTTTGCTATGCACTATCAGTCAGCTGGAGTTCAGGGAGCAGAAATATTAAAACCATCTTATCGAGAAGATTTATCATTCCCCCTTAAAGAGGTTTTAGATTTAATTGAAGAAGATATCAAACTACTTTTTCTCATTAACCCCAATAATCCTACTGGTACAGCAATTTCCAAAGAGGATGTTTTAAAGATTTTAGAGAAAGCAAGGGAAAAAGATGTTGCAGTTTTGCACGACGAAGCTTATTTTGAGTTTTCAAATATTACTGTTAAGGATTTAATTGACGAATATGACAACCTTTTTATAAGCAGAACTTTCTCAAAAACCTTTGGCTTGGTTTCTACTAGACCCGGCTATGTTTTGAGCCAGGAGAAAAATATTAAAGAATTATTAAAAATCAAGGGTCCTTATGATGTAAATATGTTTGCCAAAGTTGCTATTTCAGCTGCCTTAGAGGATGTAGAATATGTGAGAAACTATGTCAGAGAGGTTATGGAAAAATCCAAGCCAAAACTTGAGAAATTCTTCCAAGAAAACAATGTAAAATTCTGGCCAAGCGCAGCTAACTTCTTGCTTGTTAAACCAGATAACCAGGAAAGAACTCTTGAGATTTTGAAGTCAGAAGGAATACTTGTTAGGCCAAGAAAAGGACCAAATATTGAAGGCACAATAAGAGTTAGCATTGGTGCTATTAAAGACACCGAGCGTTTTATTAAAGCATATTCTAAAATTTTGAGACAATAA
- a CDS encoding response regulator transcription factor: MKKTILFIEDDLPTIDVYKTALEKAGFDVDPMLLGEEAIRKIKEIEQGKAKKPDLVLLDLALPDINGIEVLEEIRKQKKTKDMLVFILTNYTNKELEEKGLFFKAEKYLLKTDYTPRELVELIKKEFKK, translated from the coding sequence ATGAAAAAGACAATTTTGTTCATTGAAGATGATTTGCCGACCATTGATGTTTATAAGACAGCTTTGGAGAAAGCTGGTTTTGATGTAGACCCAATGCTTTTGGGAGAGGAAGCTATTAGGAAAATAAAAGAAATAGAGCAAGGAAAAGCCAAGAAGCCGGATTTAGTTTTGCTTGACCTTGCTCTTCCAGATATAAATGGCATTGAGGTTTTAGAAGAAATTAGAAAACAGAAAAAAACAAAAGATATGTTAGTGTTCATTTTGACTAATTATACAAATAAAGAATTAGAGGAGAAAGGACTTTTTTTCAAGGCGGAAAAATATCTTCTTAAAACCGATTACACCCCCAGAGAATTAGTTGAACTGATTAAAAAGGAATTTAAGAAGTAA
- the ppa gene encoding inorganic diphosphatase has translation MTNLFKDIPAGENPPDQINVVIDIPKGSENKYEYEEDKGYFKLDRTLYSPMFFPFEYGFVPQTISEDGDSLDVVLLTTYPTFPGCVISACPIGMLLMEDEAGIDNKIVAVPSGKVDPRFKKIRKTEDLDEHLKKEIEIFFADYKKLEKEKYKFVKIKGWGGVDKAKEIIKKAVEKYAGKDK, from the coding sequence ATGACTAATTTATTTAAAGATATTCCAGCTGGGGAAAATCCACCAGACCAAATCAATGTAGTGATAGATATTCCTAAGGGTTCAGAAAATAAATATGAATACGAAGAAGATAAGGGATATTTTAAATTAGATAGGACGCTTTACTCCCCTATGTTTTTTCCATTTGAATATGGCTTTGTTCCCCAGACAATATCTGAAGATGGTGATTCATTAGATGTGGTTCTCCTCACCACTTATCCCACTTTCCCGGGATGTGTTATTTCAGCTTGTCCAATTGGGATGCTCTTGATGGAAGACGAGGCAGGAATTGATAATAAAATTGTGGCTGTTCCTTCGGGAAAAGTAGATCCTCGCTTTAAAAAGATTCGAAAAACAGAGGACCTTGATGAACATCTTAAAAAAGAGATAGAGATCTTTTTTGCCGACTATAAGAAGTTAGAGAAGGAAAAATACAAGTTCGTTAAAATAAAAGGCTGGGGAGGAGTAGATAAAGCTAAAGAGATAATTAAGAAGGCGGTGGAGAAATATGCGGGTAAAGATAAATAA
- the hisD gene encoding histidinol dehydrogenase, translated as METVKKIIEDVKKDGDKAVRKYTTLFDKVKLKDFKVNKREIKKAYQKVERETIETMRRAAANIRRFARSQLKNFKDFEYTKNGLTVGQKIIPIERIGVYVPGGRYPLPSTALMCGIPAKVAGVKEIIVCSPKIKPITIVAADLSGADLIFNIGGAQAIAAMAYGTETIPKVDKIVGPGNIYVTQAKKEVFGECGIDLLAGPSEILIVADKYANPEFIAADLLAQAEHDVETKITFVTNSKDLIKEVNKELKTQIKKIATKNIIKEAFKKKKEILVKDLKEAIKMANEIAPEHLSLQVKNPKKYLSQLKNYGSLFLGEYSGVVFGDYCSGTNHVLPTNKTTRYTGGLSVKDFIKIPTYQNINKKGAKNLAKIATKFASIEGLDAHKKSAEIRLNNF; from the coding sequence ATGGAAACGGTTAAAAAAATAATTGAAGATGTAAAGAAAGACGGAGACAAAGCTGTTAGGAAATATACAACGCTTTTTGATAAGGTTAAATTAAAGGATTTTAAAGTAAATAAAAGAGAGATAAAGAAGGCCTACCAGAAAGTGGAGAGAGAAACTATAGAAACGATGAGAAGGGCAGCTGCCAATATTAGAAGATTTGCCAGGAGCCAACTAAAGAATTTCAAAGATTTTGAATACACGAAAAATGGCCTAACAGTTGGCCAGAAAATAATTCCAATTGAGAGGATAGGGGTTTATGTCCCAGGAGGCAGATACCCCCTACCTTCCACTGCCTTAATGTGTGGAATTCCAGCTAAAGTTGCTGGTGTAAAAGAAATTATTGTTTGCTCTCCTAAAATAAAACCAATTACTATTGTAGCTGCTGATTTAAGTGGGGCTGATTTAATTTTCAATATTGGGGGAGCTCAGGCAATAGCTGCCATGGCTTATGGAACAGAAACCATCCCAAAAGTAGATAAAATTGTAGGGCCCGGGAATATTTATGTAACCCAGGCAAAAAAAGAAGTTTTTGGAGAATGCGGGATTGATCTTTTAGCTGGGCCCAGCGAAATTCTAATTGTTGCTGATAAGTATGCCAACCCTGAATTTATTGCTGCAGATTTATTAGCTCAGGCAGAACATGATGTAGAGACAAAAATAACTTTTGTTACTAATTCGAAAGATTTGATTAAAGAAGTGAACAAGGAACTAAAAACGCAAATTAAAAAGATAGCCACAAAAAACATTATTAAAGAAGCTTTCAAAAAGAAAAAAGAAATTCTAGTTAAAGACTTAAAAGAAGCTATCAAAATGGCCAATGAAATTGCTCCAGAACATTTGTCACTCCAAGTTAAAAATCCAAAGAAATATCTTAGTCAATTAAAAAATTATGGTTCTCTTTTTCTCGGCGAATATTCCGGAGTAGTTTTCGGCGATTATTGTTCTGGGACAAATCATGTTCTTCCCACTAACAAGACTACAAGATATACTGGAGGATTGTCAGTAAAAGACTTTATTAAAATTCCAACCTATCAAAATATAAATAAAAAAGGCGCCAAAAATCTGGCTAAAATCGCCACAAAATTTGCTTCAATTGAAGGACTAGACGCTCACAAAAAATCCGCTGAGATAAGATTAAATAATTTTTAG
- a CDS encoding amino acid racemase, whose amino-acid sequence MKTLGILGGVGPRTTSRIYLSIIDLFKKNKKDKYPSIVIYNLPFPFVIEDEAIIKGINSHKMLPYLIKGAKVLERAGADFGILPCNTLHKYIKEIREAVKIPFLSILDETALQLKLMKVDAVGILATETTVKDKIYNDVLEKHGISFLYPTKTEQDSLNKIIVELINGKRNKLQEEKIKLICSSLCKNGAKAILFACTDLQIIISNIHISMPIIDTTAVLIGASMRELTGK is encoded by the coding sequence ATGAAAACATTAGGAATCCTAGGCGGGGTAGGCCCACGAACAACTTCAAGAATATATCTTTCAATTATTGATTTATTTAAAAAAAATAAAAAAGATAAGTATCCATCAATTGTAATATACAATTTACCGTTTCCTTTTGTCATTGAGGATGAAGCAATTATCAAGGGCATAAATTCACACAAGATGCTTCCATATTTGATTAAAGGGGCAAAAGTATTAGAAAGAGCGGGAGCTGATTTTGGTATACTACCATGTAATACATTGCATAAATATATAAAAGAAATTCGCGAAGCTGTAAAAATACCATTTTTAAGTATACTCGATGAAACGGCATTGCAACTAAAATTAATGAAAGTAGATGCCGTCGGGATTTTAGCTACAGAAACTACTGTTAAAGATAAGATATATAATGATGTTTTAGAAAAACATGGAATAAGTTTTTTGTATCCGACAAAAACAGAACAAGACAGTCTGAATAAAATTATAGTAGAATTAATTAATGGAAAAAGAAATAAACTTCAAGAGGAAAAAATTAAATTAATTTGTTCCTCTTTATGTAAAAATGGCGCAAAAGCTATCTTGTTTGCATGTACTGATCTTCAAATTATAATATCCAATATTCATATTTCTATGCCTATTATAGATACAACAGCAGTTCTTATAGGGGCTTCAATGCGAGAATTAACTGGTAAATAA
- a CDS encoding GNAT family N-acetyltransferase produces MLLMDMIGNALLMERAAELYCKIFQEEPWKEKFRPSQALKIMQEQFKRPKAMALAALEGNEVVGFAWMYQLLETDLKEGSRFSPRLKFLFEGQKNVFYFQEVGIKKELRRQGIGEKLTRELLRREKEKGADVVVLSTNPKAKPIISMFSKIGFQNTGIVRPPKELGRTYWVLELRK; encoded by the coding sequence ATGTTGTTAATGGATATGATTGGTAATGCTCTGTTAATGGAAAGAGCGGCAGAACTTTATTGTAAGATTTTTCAGGAAGAACCATGGAAGGAAAAGTTTAGACCTTCTCAGGCATTAAAGATCATGCAGGAGCAGTTTAAAAGACCTAAGGCTATGGCTTTAGCTGCTCTTGAAGGCAATGAGGTGGTCGGTTTTGCCTGGATGTATCAACTTCTTGAAACGGATCTGAAAGAGGGTAGTCGTTTTTCTCCGAGATTGAAATTTTTATTTGAGGGACAAAAAAATGTGTTTTATTTTCAAGAGGTGGGCATAAAAAAAGAATTACGGAGGCAAGGTATCGGAGAGAAGTTAACTCGGGAGCTTTTGAGAAGAGAGAAGGAAAAAGGAGCAGATGTTGTGGTTCTTTCTACTAATCCTAAGGCCAAGCCCATTATATCAATGTTCTCCAAAATCGGTTTTCAGAACACTGGTATAGTTCGACCCCCAAAAGAATTAGGACGAACTTATTGGGTTCTCGAATTAAGAAAATAA
- a CDS encoding SufE family protein: MTIQEIQKEIINEFKIFDNWMDKYNYLIKLGKDLPPIDSKYRTEDNIIKGCQVKTWFHSAFKDGKVFYDIDSRSVIIRGIIALLIRVLSGQKPEDIKNADLYFIDKIGLRENFSPVRANSLWKLVNRMKSDPALYGTRMNTSNK; the protein is encoded by the coding sequence ATGACTATACAAGAGATACAGAAAGAAATTATTAACGAATTCAAAATTTTTGACAACTGGATGGATAAATATAATTATCTAATTAAATTAGGAAAAGATTTACCCCCAATTGATTCAAAATATAGAACAGAAGATAATATTATCAAGGGCTGCCAAGTAAAGACATGGTTTCATTCCGCATTTAAAGACGGGAAAGTCTTTTATGATATTGATAGCAGATCTGTTATAATAAGAGGGATTATTGCTTTGTTAATAAGAGTCCTGTCTGGCCAAAAACCAGAAGACATTAAAAATGCTGATCTGTATTTTATTGATAAAATAGGGTTGAGGGAAAATTTTTCTCCTGTCCGCGCCAATAGTCTTTGGAAATTGGTAAATCGAATGAAATCAGATCCCGCTTTGTATGGAACAAGGATGAACACGAGTAACAAGTAA